The sequence below is a genomic window from Fusobacterium simiae.
AACTATTAACTATATATTCATTGTAATATTGAACAAGTGTTTTTAATACTTTATTTTCTTTTTTATCTAATTTCTCATACTCTAATTTAGCTTGATAATATTCTTTAAAAGATAATGGTAACATTTTTAATTCTATATAACGCCCACTTAAAAGAGTTGCTAACTCACTTGACATAAAATAAGCATTAGAACCTGTTATATATAAGTCAGTATTTTCTTTAATAAAAAGACTATCTACAACTTTTTCAAATTTATCTACATGTTGAATTTCATCTAAAAATATATAATTTTTTTTATCTTCAAGCATTTTAGATTTTATATACTCATAAAGTTTTTTATAATCTGTAAGTTCTTCATAATCCATATCCTCAAAATTGATAGATATAATTTGATTTTTTTCAACTCCATTTTTAAGTAAATAATCTTTATATATTTCAAAAAGAGTAGATTTTCCACATCTTCTTACCCCAGATACAACTTTTATTATCTGTTTGTCTTTTGAATTTATTAAAAAATCTAAATATTCTTTTCTATCTATTCTTATCATTTTAACACCTCATTTCTTTTCTAAAATTATATAATCTTTTTTATAAAAAATCAAATTTTTAGGAATAAAATCCATAAACTTTTTATTTTTATAAATTCAAGGAATATGTTCCTAATTTTTTTGAATTCTATATTTTTTAGGAATAAATTCCTAAAAATAAATAATATAAATTTAGATAATCTTATGAGATTTTTTTAATTATTGTAAATTAATATATTAATAATTACTGACAATAAGATTTTTTTATTTATTTCTTTTAATAACTTTAATTATGCAAATAGGATTTTCTCCAAACATCATAGTATATGGTCCAACTCTTTTAGCTCTACCAACAGTAACTGTTACTATTTCTATATCTTTGAAACCCTTTTCTCTTAAAATTTCTAAAGATTTAGATTGTGTTTCAAGAGTAATGCAATTAATTACAAGTATAGCTTCATCTTTTGCATAAGTTAAAAAATGGTTTATAATTTCTTCTATTCCACCAGTTGAACCACCAATAAACATTCTATCATAAGCTATATTGGGTATAGCCTCAGGTGCTTTTCCATGAATTAATTCAAAGTTAGTTAGATTAAATTTTTCTGCATTTAATTTTATTGTATCTAAACCTTTTTCTTCCTTTTCTATTGCATAAACTTTCCCTTGTGACATATAAGTTGCTGCCTCTATTCCTATTGTTCCTGTCCCAGCTCCTACATCAATTAAAATTGAATTAGGTTTCAACATAAGTTTAGCAATGGAGATTGCTCTTATTTCTTGCTTTGTCATTGGTAATTCTGTTTGGGTAAATTCTTTGTCATATATGTGCATTATTTAATTATCCTCTCTTTTATTATTTACTTTCTAAACCTACTAATTTATTTTCTAAAAATAAATTTAAGTTATTTTCAATAGCAGCAAAAAGTCTTTCTACACTTTTTAATGATTTCCAAGCTAAATGTGGAGTTACTGTAAAATTTTCTAATTCCAATAATTTGCAATTATCTTGTGGAGGCTCTGTTGTCATTACATCTGTTGCTGCTGAGGCAATAATATTATTTTTCAAAGCATAGTATAAATCATCTTCATTTATTATAGGACCTCTACCTAAATTTAGAATTATTGCCGACTTCTTCATTTTTTTCATTCTATCTAAATTTATTAAATTTCTTGTCAAATCAGTTAAAGGAGCGTGAATAGAAAATATATCACATTTTTCTAATACTTCATCTAAGGAAAATCTATTTTCTAAATCATCTTTATACTCTCTACCTGGAATTTTAGCTATCATAACTTCCATACCAAAACTTTTAGCATATTGTTCCACTCTTTTTCCTATATTCCCATGTCCTAAAATTCCTAAGATCTTTCCTTCTGTATCTACATGATAGTATTTATCCATTCTGTTAGAAATTTCAAGCCATTTATTTTTCTTAACTTCTTGTGTCAACTTTTCTGCCTTAGTTAATTCATTTAATAAAAGTGTCATTGTAAGTTGAGATACTGAATTAGTAGAATAATTTTCTACATTAGCAACTTTTACTCCATGTTCTTTGGCTGCAATTAAATCAATATGATTATAGCCAGTTCCAGTTAGTAAAACCAATTTTAAATAAGGTGCTTTTTCAAATTCTTTTTTTCCTAATCTAATTCTATTTAAAATTACTACATCATAATCTTTTAAATAAGCTCCTATATCATCATTATTTGTAAGATTAAGTTCTGTATATTCTCCATATTTAGAAAATATATCTTTTATTTCATAAGGTCCTACCGCATTTCTGTCTAAAAATAATATTTTTACTTTATTTTTTCCCATAGTTTTCTCCTTTCTTTAAAACTAAAACATTCATATCAAATTTTCTATTTAGTTTTTCATAATCTTCAATTTCTAATATAGTAATTTTTTCATTCTCGTAAGATAAATTCTCTCCAACTATAATAGTTAAATTTCTAACTCCATTATTATATAAATTCTTTGTAATTTCATAAGGATTTTGAATATCATCTGTAAGTAACACTAAACCTGCAATATCTTCCTCATTTATATTTTTAATATAGTCAAATTCTCTGCCATGTACACTTGCCAATCTAAAATTTTGCCAATTCTCACCTAATTTAGAAAATAAATACTGATAAGATGAAATATTAGGAATGATATTTAAAATATCCTTAGATAAATTTTTTGATAAATAAGGAACTAAACTATAATAACCTGTATCCCCTGAAACTATAATTGTTATTTTTCTTTCTTTATTCTCTTTTAAATAACTAATAAGTTCAGTTAATTTCCTTAAAATATATATTTCTTGCTTCTCTGAAATAATAGCTTTTAAATCTGAAAGTTGTCTTGTACTTCCAACTACAATTTCTGCTTCCTTTATACATTCAATTCCAACAGTAGACAAATATTCTATATTTCCAGGTCCTAAACCTACTACATTTATTTTATTTAATTGCACCACATTCACCAACCATTCTTTGATAATTATCACTTTCTCCTATAGTTTCTCCTTTAAATGAGAATATTGCAGCAGATACTTCTATATCTGCTCTTGCATATTCTTGCATTTTAAAGGCTACTCTATTTGCAATTAAATGATAAATTTCTTTATTTTCAATATAATCACAAGCTTCTTCAATAGTATTAGAAGATAAAATTTTTCTAATTATTTCAGGCTTTTCACCAACAAGGAAAGCACAAGCTGACATAGTTTCCATTCTACCATCTGCAACTCTACTATGAGTATTAAAAATTCCTCCTGCAACCTTTATTGCCTTTGCTATATGCCCTAACATTATAATTTTTTTAAATCCTAATTTTACGGCTGACTCTATCATAAAACCTACAAAGTTACTAATAATTATTAACTGTTCTGTATCTAAGCCTATCTTTTGACAATGTCTTTCTCCATAGTTACCAAAAGCAAAAATAACCCAATCTCTATTTTTATCTTCTTTCATAACTTTAAGTTCTGCAAACATTGATTTTTTCAATGCTTCTTCACTCATAGCCTTAACTATTCCAGTTGTACCCAAAACTGATATTCCACCTATAACCCCCATTTTAGGATTATATGTTTTTAAAGCTTTTTCCCTACCTTCTGGAATATATATTGTTATTATAGCTTTTTCATCACTGCCATCTAAAATTTCATTTACAACAGAGGTTATCATTTTTTGAGGTCCTGGATTTATTGCTGATTTTCCTACTGCTATTTGTAAACCTTTTTTTGTTACAAGTCCAACTCCTCTACCACCAACAATTACACAATTATCATAATATGCTCCTCTATCTATTTGTGGAAGTTCTTTTACTAATTGAACTTTTGCACAGATACTTATTCCATTAGTAACATCAGGGTCATCACCTGCATATTTTTGTATAGCACAACTTGCAAAATTATTTCTAACTCTTAACTTCTGAACAGTTATTTTTAAGTTTGTGTAATTCAATGTTGTTATATCAACTTCAGTAGCTTTTTTACCATAGACAAGTGCTTCCAAAGCAACTTTCACTGCTGCTGTTGCACAAGTTCCTGTTGTATAACCATTTTTTAATTCTTTTTCTTCCATAAAATTCTCTCTCTATTATTTTTTTTCATATTTACTCTAAATGAGGTTTATGCATGGAAACCTTCTCTTTTATAACTTTGGTAGATAATTCCATGAAGTATAGCAACACCTATTGTACTTCCACCTTTTCTCCCATTTATTGTGATATAAGGTAAATCTAATTTTTTAAATTCTTCTTTTGATTCTGCTGCTCCAACAAAACCAACAGGAACTCCTATAACTAAAGCCGGTTTTTCTATTTCACCTTTTTCTATCATTTCTTTTAATTGATATAGTGCAGTAGGTGCATTTCCTAAAATAAATATTTTTGTTTCAGGGTCTTTTCCTGCTTTTCTCATTCCAACTATTGAACGAGTAAGTCCTTCTTTTTTAGCTTCTTCTATTACTTCTTTATCTGAAACTAAACAATAAGCTGAACAATCATATTTTGATAATGCAGGTTTACTAAGTCCATTCACTATCATATTTGTATCACAATAAATTTTACAACCTTTTTCTAAGGCTTTTAATCCACTTTCTATTGCATTATTTTGAAATTCTATTAAATCAGCATATTCAAAATCTGCTGAAGTATGGACTATTCTTTTAACTATAAGTAACTCACTTTCAGAGAATTTTTTCACCTTATCTCCTAATTCTTCTTCAATAATCTCAAAACTTCTTTTCTCTATATCTCCCGGTACTTTTATATAACTCATTATTATCACCTCTAATTTCTTTATTATTTTTTTATATATTTTCTTGCTTTATACTCTCCAACAGCCTCTAAAATATTTTCTTTAACCAATTTATTTAAAAATCTTTTTGCTGTTGCCTCTGAGATATTCAACAAGTTTTGTGCTTCTTTATTGTTAATAGAATTATTTTGACTTAAATATTTGATAACTAATTTTATTCTCTCTCTATTTTTATCGGTCATTTTATCGGTCGTTTTTTTTATTTTCAACTAATTCTATTAAAGTTTCATTGATAATTCTTAACATAAATAAAATAAATTCTGTAGATTCTCCACTTTAAAATACCTCTTCTACAAATTTATAACTTTCAAAAAAATGTATATGTGGATAACCTGCATACATATTCTTTTCATTGAATATACATTCCCAACTTCTTCCATCTTTTTTTATAGCTTTAAATTTTCTTGTATCCTCTAATACTGCTTTTAATTTTGAATAATGAAATTCATGCCCTCTTGCAACTTCAATATCATCTTTATTATTTATTGATATATATCCAAATCTTGAAATATCCAATCTATTAGTCATATTTACTACACAAGGAACTAAACCACACATTTGATATACTTTCCCATCTATTTGCTCTATGCCATTACTTAAATACATAAAGCCTCCACACTCAGCTAAAATATTTTTTCCTTGTTCATAATTTTCCTTAATTGAGTTAAGCATTTCTTTATTACTAGATAATTCTTCTGCAAAATTTTCTGGGTAACCTCCTCCTAAATAAATAACATCACATTCAGGAACTTTATTATCTTTTATTGGTGAAAAATATCTGATTTTAAATCCCATATATTCTAAAAATTCTATATTGTCATTATAATAAAATGAAAATGCACTATCTTGTGCTATTGCAATAATCTTTCCAGCATATCTATCTTTTAAATATGATATATATAGTGGAGGCTCTATTTCATCTTTATTTTCATTAAAAACACGAGTTTGCTCAGTTGCAATTTTTTCTATCTCTTTTAAATCTATATTTTCTAATACAAGGTTCCTTAAAATACTTAATTTTTCTCTTAAATCTTCCACTTCATTTGCTTGTAAAAGCCCTAAATGTTGGCTTGAAATATTTAGCTTATCATTTTTTTCAATGAAACCTAAACACTTAACACCAGTATAATTTTCAATAGCTTCTTTAAATATAGCATAAGTCTTTGCACTTGATACTTTATTAATAATTACTCCTGCTATATTTACCCTTGGGTCTAACATTTTATACCCTAAAACTTGTGCAGCTATACTTGTACTTTTTCCAACACCATCTAAAACTAAAATTACTGGAACCCCTAAAAATCTTGCAATATGTGCTGAACTATTATTATCCAAAGAATTATCCATTCCATCATATAGTCCCATAACTCCTTCAATTATTGAAATATCTTTATGGTGCTTATAGAAACTATATTTAACTCCTTGTTCTCCCATCATAAATATATCTAAATTATAACTTTTATTACCTGTTATAAATTCATGAAAACCTGGATCTATATAATCAGGTCCAACCTTAAATGGTGAAACATTGTTAAAGGCAGACATCAAAGCCATAGATATGGTTGTTTTTCCTATTCCACTACTTACACCAGCAAGCATAAATGCTTTCATTTTTATTTCCTCCCTTTATCCTCTATATTCAATAAATTCAGCTAATGTTTCTAACATTTTTAAATTTGAATTTCTATCTTTAATTGCGAGTCTGACAAATCTATTATCTAAAAACTTAAAGTTTGAGGCATCTCTTATCAATATATTTTTTTCTATCATCTTATCTCTTAAATTTTCTGAACTAATATTAGATAACTTTATTAAAATAAAATTACATTCTGTCTTATATACTTTTAAATATTTAAATTCACTTAATTTTTTATATATAAAGTCTTTTTCTTCTAAAATCCATCTTTCAGTTTTTTCAATATATTCTTTATCATTAAGCATTGTAAGACCTGCAAGATTAGCAAAAGTATTTACTGTCCAAGGTTCTTTTTCTTCCCACATCTTTTTTAAAATATCCTCATCAAAACCTATTCCATAACCTAATCTAAGCCCTGGTATTGCAAAAAATTTTGTAAAGGCTCTCATTATAAAGATGTTTTTATTTTTTAATAAAGATACTGTTTTTTCTTTCCAATTTTCTATAAATTCTATAAAGGCTTCATCAACAAAAATTTTTGTATTTTTATTTTCAAAAATTTTTATTATTTCTTCTATATCTTCCAATTTAATAAATTGTCCAGTAGGATTATTAGGATTACAGAATAACAATAAATCATAGCCATTATTTTCTATTTCTTTTTTTAAATTTTTAATATTAGGGTAAAAATTCTCACTTTCTTTAAGTTCAAAATACTCTATTTTAGCAGAAGCAGACCTCAAAGCTCTTTCATATTCTGCAAAACAAGGTGCTAACAATAAAACTTTTTTAGGTTTTAATGCTTTCATATAAAGAAATAAAATTTCTGTTGCTCCATTCCCAACAATAATATTATCAATACTTGCTGAATTAAATTCTGCTATTTTTTCTCTTAATTCAATATAGTAAGGGTCTGGATAATTTACTAACTTATCAAAACTTTCTTTTGCTATATCTATAAATTTCTGTGGTACTCCCAAAGGATTAATATTAGAACTATAATCTAAAATATTATCTCTCCTCTCTCTTTGAAATTTATAAATATTTCCTCCATGTAAATCTTTATTCATTTTTTCTCCATAATTTTAATTAAAATAAAGGTCAAAGTTGCTAAAAATGATACAACATATAAAATATTTACTGCTTTTTTAATATCTTCGTAGTCAAATTCTTTTAATTTATCTCCAATTTTTTGTTTTTCATAATCTTTACCAAAATAACTTATCTTCCCTCCAAACTGTATCCCCAATGCACCTGCATAAGCAGATTCACTTTGTCCAGAGTTAGGACTTGAATGTTTATTTCTATCTCTAAAAAATATTTTTAAAGAATTTTTAAAATTATATCCTAACAATAGGCTTGAAAGAGGTACAAATATCAAGCCCGTAAGCCTAGCAGGGATATAGTTTGCAACATCATCAACTTTTGCAGAAACTTTTCCAAAATCTATATATTTTTCATTTTTATAACCTACCATAGAATCTAAGGTATTTATTGCCTTATATGTCATAGCAAAAGGTAAGGCAAGAGATACTACTTTTCCAAATATTTCAATAGAGAAAAAAGTTCCAACAAAAGCAAAAAATGCTGGGGATACAAAACCATCTACTGTATTTTCTGCTATTGTTTCAACTACACTCATAATAATTTTATCAAGTGATAAAGTATTTGTATCTCTGCTCACAAGATATGAAAGCTCTTTTTTAGCCCTTTCAATATCTCCTGATTTCAAAATTTTATAAACTTTTTTTCCTTCATCTGCCAAATTTTTAGTTGCCAATGTTGTATAAAGAAAAAATATTTCTACTATATAACCAGTTCTTGCTAGAAGCAAAGAAACAATAAAAGTTGTACTCAAAGTTAAGATATTTAAAATAGCTCCTGAAAATATTTTATTTTTAGCTTTATATAAAAATTTTTCTAAAAAACTTATTAATTTTCCTATTATAATTACTGGGTGGTATAGCCATCTTGGGTCACCTAATATTAAATCTATAATATATGCTAATCCAAATTTTACTGCAAAATAATTAAACATTTTTTATTCCTCATTTTCTGAACCTCTGACAAAAGAATTTGAGTATCAAGAGTGTTCTTATGCTATTTTTAAAATTTATTTTAATAATTCTAAAATTTCTTCTTTACTTAATGGCTCAACCATAATATATGAGGCATCTATAAATTTATATTTATTTATTGGTAATTTTTTTATAAAATCTTCATAATTCATATTTCCAGCAACTTGATAACTATTTGGGTCATTTTCATCTCCATTAATAACAACAAAACCAATATTCCAAAAAGAAATTTCATCATTTTTAACTATATTAGAATTTTCAAATTCAACACTAGGTTTATATGGAAGTATTGTTCTAAGATTTTCTGTAAGGGTATAAGCTCCCATAATTCTGTGATCTTCATTATTTTTATAAAATTGTTGATGTGCTGAATAAGCATCTAAATATTGTATTTCTTTTACTATATTTGAAAAAGTATCAATAGGATTAGCTGAACTATATATCTTTTCTATCATTCCACTATCAAAAGTAACAACTCTATTTATTCCAAAAATTATATACTTATCAACTTCATCATTTATTTTTAATGAAATTGAATTTATCCCAAAAAGTATATCATTTTCATAGTTAAATTTATCAATATTATCAATTGTATATACTTCTCCTCTTTCATTTATAATTTCTGAACCAAACTTTTTAGCCAATGCTTTTATATAATCCAAAGCCAAAAGCCAATCTTCTTTTGAAGATGGTGTAAATACTCTTACAGCATAATTTTTATCTTTATTATCATAAGATAATTCAAAACCTCTTGCACTTACTTTATCTTCACCAATTAAAAGGCATTCATAATTAGAAACAGGAGATAATAACAAATCATTAATGTCAATATTGCTAGTATTATAGGTGTTAAGCTCCTTATCCAATATAGTTAATGCACTTTCAACATTTAGAACTGCTTCATAACCTAAAAATTTCTTTTTGTTCTTTATATAAAAACTTATACTCATCTTTTCCTCCATATAATTTTAATTTATTTTAAACCTATTATTTTATATATTTCATCTATATCAATATTTTCTCTAACTAATTTCTCTAACTTATCAAATTCTCTCATTTTATATTCCTCATAAGAAATATTATTATTGACTTCTTCTAAACCTTTTCTTTTTCTAATTTCATTTAAAAAGTAATCAGTAAATTCTTTATTATCAAAAATTCCATGTAAATAAGTTGCAATAATATTATTTCTATTTACAAAAACTATTCTATCATCAGTAGTTAAATTTTCTTCATTGCCTTGTGTAATACCTTGATGAATTTCATAACCTTTAATTTCAATTTTATTTAATTCTTTAAGAAAACCTTTATTCACTTTTAAATTTCCTTTATACTGAACAAGAGTTTTTTTATTTTCCATAATAGTTTCTAAGTCTAAAAGTCCTAAAGCATTTAACTCTTCTATATCTCCCTCAATATGATAAGGGTCTTTTACTTTATTTCCAAGAATTTGAAAACCTCCACAGATACCAAAAATAATAGTTTCTGTTCTAGCTCTTTTTATAATTTCTTCGGCTATCCCACTTTCTTTAAGCCATTTTAAATCATCTATGGTATTTTTAGATCCTGGAATTATTATTAAATCTTCATTTCCTATCTGGCTTCTTTCAGTTACAAACTGTATTTCAACATCATCATAAATTGATAGGGCATCAATATCTGTCACATTAGAAATATGTTTTAATTTTATCACTGAAATTTTTATTTTATTTGAATTTTTATTTAATTTAAAACTTTTATATTTTTCAGTTAAACTATCCTCATCTTCAATATCTATATCTGCATAAGGAATAACTCCCAAAGTTTTAACTCCTGTCAGATTTTCTATTATCTCAAAACCTGCTTTTAAAACTTCTTTATTACCTCTAAATTTATTTATAATTATGCCTTTAATTCTTTTTCTATCTTCTTCTTTTAAAAGCATAATTGTCCCATAGATTGAAGCAAAAACTCCACCTCTATCTATATCTGCAACTAAAATAACAGGTGCATCTGCAATTCTTGCCATAGCAAAATTTGATATATCTTCCTCTTTTATATTTATTTCTGCTGGACTTCCTGCTCCCTCAATTACAACAATATCATTTTTTTCTTCTATTTTAGAGTAAGTTTCTTTTAAAATAGGAATTAAATTTTTTTTATATTGATTATATTCAACACCAGACATATTACCAATAGATTTCCCACAAACTATTATTTGAATTTTATTCATAGTTGAGGGTTTTAACAGAATTGGGTTCATATTTACATCAGGCTCTAAACCACTTGCTTCTGCCTGAACAACTTGTGCTCTTCCCATCTCTTTCCCATCTTTTGTTATATATGAATTAAGTGCCATATTTTGTGACTTAAAAGGAGAAACCTTATATTTATCTTTATAAAAAATTCTACACAGTGCTGTGACAAATAAACTTTTCCCAGCTCCTGATGAAGTACCAACAATCATTAAATTAGCTTTTTTCATTTTTCACCTCAATAGTGTAACTGTATAAATTTTTTAATTTACTTTTCAAAATTAATATTTAATATATTTACTCAATATTTTTTATTATACTGTATATAAGATTTAATTTCAAACTTCACTTTTTAATTATTTTAACCTTGTCATCAATAAAATTTCTATTGGATTGTTGTATTTTATTATTTACAACAATTCCTAGTTTTTTATTATTTTTTATTATCAATTTTTTAATTTAATGCTATAATGTTCTTAATAAAATAAATGGGAGATATGAAGTGGAAAAAATATATTCAGTATCAGAATTCAACAGAATGGTAAAAAGCTATATAGATGATATTGATGATTTTCAAGAATTTTTTATTGAAGGGGAGATTTCAAATATAACTTATTATAAAAGTGGACATTTATATTTTTCAATAAAAGATAATAAATCACAAATAAAATGTGCAGCTTTTAATTATAAATTAAAAAGAATTCCAGAAGATTTAAAAGAAGGAGATTTAATAAAGCTATTTGGTGATGTAGGTTTCTATGAAGCTAGAGGAGAATTTCAAGTTTTAGTTAGATATATAGAAAAACGAAGTACTTTAGGCAACCTTTATGCAAAGCTTGAAAAAGTTAAAGAAAAATTAGCAGGGCTTGGATATTTTGATGAAGAACATAAAAAAGATTTACCAAGATTTCCTAAAAATATTGGAGTTGTAACAGCTTTAACAGGAGCAGCACTTCAAGATATTATAAAAACGACTAGAAAAAGATTTAATTCAATAAATATTTATATTTATCCTGCAAAAGTTCAAGGTGTTGGTGCAGAACAGGAAATTATAAAAGGAATTGAAACATTAAATAAAATTGAAGAAATAGATTTTATTATTGCAGGTAGAGGTGGAGGAAGCATAGAAGATTTATGGGCATTTAATGAAGAAGATGTTGC
It includes:
- the xseA gene encoding exodeoxyribonuclease VII large subunit, encoding MEKIYSVSEFNRMVKSYIDDIDDFQEFFIEGEISNITYYKSGHLYFSIKDNKSQIKCAAFNYKLKRIPEDLKEGDLIKLFGDVGFYEARGEFQVLVRYIEKRSTLGNLYAKLEKVKEKLAGLGYFDEEHKKDLPRFPKNIGVVTALTGAALQDIIKTTRKRFNSINIYIYPAKVQGVGAEQEIIKGIETLNKIEEIDFIIAGRGGGSIEDLWAFNEEDVAMAFFNSKKPIISAVGHEIDFLLSDLTADKRAATPTQAIELSVPEKDNLIEDLKTREIYITKLLKSYVDSMKKELFLRVEKYHLKNFPNTINNFRENMVEKEIRLKEAIKNFVEQKRNIFETKIDKISVLNPINTLKRGYTVSQVKNKRIDVLDDIEINDEMITILKNGKVISIVKEKIYEKNNN